A DNA window from Hymenobacter aquaticus contains the following coding sequences:
- the dnaA gene encoding chromosomal replication initiator protein DnaA has product MLKDCRTVWANCLRVIKANIGEQSFRTWFEPIVPVQLHNNVLIIQVPSQFFYEWLEEHYVDVLKKGIYQELGPEGRLEYSIVVDQGNSQNKPRTVNIPTARKAAAPTQAASTAGAIAASALTGSARNVAAAAAAPAANPDMLRNPFEATKAIDRNYVKSQLNNTYSFENYVEGDCNRLARSAGLAVANKPGTTSFNPLMVYGGVGLGKTHLVQAIGNHIKATSPDKFVLYVSAEKFTNQFIESLRNNGVQDFANFYLLVDILILDDVQFLSGKDKTQEMFFHIFNHLHQAGKQIVMTSDRPPRDLNGLEDRLLSRFKWGLTADLQSPDFETRMAIIQNKMEQDGIDIPPQVVEYLAHSVNTNVRELEGVLISLVAQSSLNRREIDLEMAKQALRHIIEEVEAEVNLDFIQKTVAEYFSISLDLLKAKTRKKEVVTARQVAMYFAKEHTSHSLKSIGFHFGGRDHSTVIHSVQTVSDLIDSDKNFRNTIVDLRKKFVKK; this is encoded by the coding sequence ATGCTGAAGGATTGCCGAACCGTATGGGCCAACTGTCTTCGCGTCATCAAGGCTAATATTGGTGAGCAGAGCTTCCGCACGTGGTTCGAGCCAATCGTGCCGGTACAGCTCCACAATAACGTCCTGATCATCCAAGTGCCCAGCCAATTTTTTTATGAATGGCTGGAGGAGCACTACGTCGATGTCCTGAAGAAAGGCATCTACCAGGAGCTGGGGCCGGAAGGCCGTTTGGAGTATTCCATTGTCGTTGACCAGGGCAACAGCCAGAACAAGCCGCGCACCGTCAACATCCCGACGGCCCGCAAAGCCGCCGCGCCCACCCAGGCCGCCTCGACGGCCGGGGCCATTGCGGCCAGTGCCCTCACCGGCTCGGCCCGCAACGTAGCCGCCGCCGCCGCGGCGCCCGCTGCCAACCCCGACATGCTCCGCAACCCGTTCGAAGCCACCAAGGCCATCGACCGGAACTACGTCAAGTCGCAGCTGAACAACACGTACTCCTTCGAGAACTACGTGGAGGGCGACTGTAACCGCCTGGCCCGCTCGGCCGGCCTCGCCGTGGCCAACAAGCCCGGCACCACCTCCTTCAACCCCCTGATGGTATACGGCGGGGTAGGGCTGGGCAAAACCCACCTGGTGCAGGCCATCGGCAACCACATCAAGGCCACCTCGCCCGATAAGTTCGTGCTCTACGTCTCGGCCGAGAAGTTCACCAACCAGTTTATCGAGAGCCTGCGCAACAACGGGGTGCAGGACTTTGCCAACTTCTACCTGCTGGTCGACATCCTGATTCTGGACGACGTGCAGTTTCTCTCGGGCAAGGACAAAACCCAGGAGATGTTCTTCCACATCTTCAACCACCTGCACCAGGCCGGCAAGCAGATCGTGATGACCTCGGATAGGCCCCCGCGCGACCTGAACGGGTTGGAAGACCGCCTCTTGTCCCGCTTTAAGTGGGGGTTGACGGCCGATTTGCAAAGTCCCGACTTCGAGACGCGCATGGCCATCATCCAGAACAAGATGGAGCAGGATGGCATCGACATTCCGCCGCAGGTGGTGGAATACCTGGCTCACTCGGTGAATACCAACGTGCGGGAGCTGGAAGGCGTGCTGATTTCCCTGGTGGCCCAGAGTAGCCTCAACCGCCGGGAAATTGACCTGGAAATGGCCAAGCAGGCCCTGCGCCACATCATTGAGGAAGTGGAAGCGGAGGTCAACTTGGACTTCATTCAGAAAACCGTGGCCGAGTACTTCAGCATTTCCCTGGACCTGCTCAAGGCCAAAACCCGCAAGAAGGAAGTCGTGACGGCGCGGCAGGTGGCCATGTACTTCGCCAAGGAGCACACCAGTCACTCGCTCAAGAGCATCGGTTTCCACTTTGGCGGCCGCGACCATAGCACCGTCATCCACTCCGTCCAGACCGTTTCCGACCTGATTGACTCCGACAAGAACTTCCGCAACACGATAGTGGACCTGCGCAAGAAGTTTGTCAAGAAGTAA
- a CDS encoding porin family protein, with amino-acid sequence MPRFLRLLTLPLLAISFGALAQADFRPGYVVQPAGDTLRGEVDNRSDVRNAAACRFRQAGSVREYAPAELLGFGLTGRKVYRTRTVTVPDSAAQPARTYFLEVLAAGPAQLYYRRDPGGIDHYYISVGGQTATELVYRRVLLQMAGGEWVTMVSRYQEKNLFRGTLAETFAACPAVQQQVSSLQYKASSLVGIVERYNACVGGPGAGQPVSARRSARYSLGVVAGVGVSQMQLSGYTSFEQANFPSSVQPVVGLRLGIPMPRLNEKLSLQIEALYQRQRYESEYTTRFGSSSAYREQARVALNYLKVPFMLRYTYPRGAVRPMVQLGVSPNLSLSTTAEFRQQNLDGSYGTWRPAFDKEALSLFDWGPTASVGVLTSGLGGRQLTLEARAERSTGFVYISAINSELWHYQLLLGVNLTK; translated from the coding sequence ATGCCCCGTTTTTTACGTCTGCTTACCCTTCCTTTACTCGCTATTTCTTTCGGGGCCCTGGCTCAGGCCGATTTCCGGCCCGGCTACGTAGTGCAGCCCGCCGGCGACACCCTGCGCGGCGAGGTCGATAACCGCAGCGACGTGCGCAATGCCGCTGCGTGCCGGTTTCGCCAGGCCGGCTCCGTCCGGGAATATGCGCCGGCCGAGCTGCTGGGCTTTGGCCTGACCGGCCGCAAAGTGTACCGCACCCGCACCGTAACCGTACCCGACAGCGCCGCCCAGCCCGCCCGGACCTATTTCCTGGAAGTGCTGGCGGCCGGCCCGGCTCAGCTTTACTACCGACGCGACCCGGGCGGCATCGACCATTACTACATCAGCGTGGGCGGCCAAACCGCCACGGAACTCGTGTACCGCCGCGTCCTGCTGCAGATGGCCGGCGGGGAATGGGTAACCATGGTTAGCCGTTACCAGGAAAAGAACCTGTTCCGGGGGACGCTGGCCGAAACCTTCGCCGCCTGCCCCGCCGTGCAGCAGCAGGTGTCGAGCTTGCAGTACAAGGCCAGCAGCCTGGTGGGCATCGTGGAGCGCTACAACGCTTGCGTAGGTGGCCCTGGCGCCGGGCAGCCAGTATCCGCGCGGCGCTCAGCTCGCTACAGCCTCGGGGTAGTAGCCGGGGTAGGAGTCAGCCAGATGCAGCTCAGTGGGTACACCAGCTTCGAGCAGGCCAACTTCCCGAGTTCGGTGCAGCCAGTAGTAGGCTTGCGGTTGGGTATTCCCATGCCCCGTCTCAACGAGAAACTCTCCTTGCAGATAGAAGCGCTGTACCAGCGGCAGCGCTACGAGTCGGAGTATACGACCCGCTTCGGCAGCAGCAGCGCGTACCGGGAGCAGGCCCGGGTGGCGCTGAACTACCTCAAAGTTCCCTTCATGCTGCGCTACACTTACCCCCGTGGGGCAGTGCGGCCCATGGTGCAGCTGGGCGTCTCGCCCAACCTGAGCCTGAGCACGACGGCCGAGTTCCGGCAGCAAAACCTCGACGGCTCCTACGGTACCTGGCGCCCGGCTTTCGACAAGGAAGCGCTGAGTCTCTTCGACTGGGGCCCGACGGCCAGTGTGGGCGTGCTCACTTCGGGGTTGGGTGGGCGGCAGCTCACGCTGGAAGCCCGGGCCGAGCGCAGCACTGGCTTCGTGTATATCTCGGCCATCAATAGTGAGCTGTGGCACTACCAGCTGCTGTTGGGTGTTAACCTGACCAAATAA
- a CDS encoding 5'-nucleotidase C-terminal domain-containing protein — MIFSRSKFSVWSLVLVTSLTFSCQRGGYQAKPQLAPTTAQPVTKSLPDNPQAAATIEPYRQRVNQQMSEVLGVAPVAILKNSGESPLANFVGDIQVARASQALGQPIDLGVMTNGGLRASLPAGPLTLGSVFELMPFENELVVLDAPGPVMQELLNYAARIKMALSNVTYTVSPDGKPTNVLIGARPFDPSRTYTIAISDYLAGGGDQMVFFKALKPRGTGVLLRNAIADHLRQLTKQGKPVVAKVEGRVK, encoded by the coding sequence ATGATTTTTTCCCGTTCGAAGTTCTCGGTCTGGAGCCTGGTGCTGGTCACCAGCCTCACCTTCAGCTGCCAGCGCGGCGGCTACCAGGCCAAGCCCCAGCTGGCACCCACCACGGCCCAGCCCGTCACGAAGTCCCTGCCCGACAACCCCCAGGCCGCCGCTACCATCGAGCCGTACCGGCAGCGCGTCAATCAGCAGATGAGCGAGGTGCTGGGCGTAGCGCCGGTGGCCATTCTCAAAAACAGCGGTGAGTCGCCCCTGGCCAATTTCGTGGGCGACATACAAGTCGCGCGGGCCAGCCAGGCGCTGGGGCAGCCCATCGACCTGGGCGTGATGACCAACGGCGGCCTGCGGGCCAGCCTGCCGGCCGGGCCCCTCACGCTGGGCTCGGTGTTCGAGCTGATGCCGTTTGAGAACGAATTGGTGGTGCTCGATGCGCCCGGCCCGGTGATGCAGGAGCTGCTCAACTACGCCGCCCGCATCAAAATGGCCCTGTCGAACGTGACGTACACCGTCAGCCCCGACGGCAAGCCCACCAACGTGCTCATCGGCGCCCGGCCCTTCGACCCCAGCCGCACCTACACCATCGCCATTTCCGACTATTTGGCCGGGGGCGGCGACCAGATGGTGTTTTTCAAAGCCCTGAAGCCCCGCGGCACGGGCGTGCTGCTGCGCAACGCCATTGCCGACCACCTGCGCCAGCTCACCAAGCAGGGCAAGCCCGTCGTGGCCAAGGTAGAAGGAAGAGTGAAATAA
- a CDS encoding 3-oxoacyl-ACP synthase, with protein MASPNELIKQQLYTLCEQYTQDRLTAIQAAIAAAQESANSETKSSAGDKYETGRAMAQNERDRNLVQLQQARQLLGELQRIDPTRPCDTVRPGALVRTGMGWFFISISAGKLTVDGTDYFAVSAAAPVAAALSGKRAGEEALFNGKKIQVLEVL; from the coding sequence ATGGCAAGCCCAAACGAGCTGATCAAACAACAACTCTACACGCTCTGCGAGCAGTACACCCAGGACCGCCTCACTGCCATCCAGGCCGCCATTGCTGCCGCCCAGGAATCGGCTAACAGCGAAACCAAGAGCAGCGCCGGCGACAAGTACGAAACCGGCCGCGCCATGGCCCAGAACGAGCGGGACCGAAACCTGGTGCAGCTCCAGCAGGCCCGGCAGCTGCTGGGCGAGTTGCAGCGCATCGACCCCACCCGCCCCTGCGACACCGTGCGGCCCGGCGCCCTGGTACGCACCGGCATGGGCTGGTTCTTTATCAGCATCAGCGCCGGCAAGCTCACCGTGGATGGCACTGACTACTTCGCCGTGTCGGCGGCGGCCCCGGTGGCGGCGGCCCTCAGCGGCAAGCGGGCAGGGGAGGAGGCCCTGTTCAACGGCAAGAAAATCCAGGTGCTGGAAGTGTTATAG
- a CDS encoding OsmC family peroxiredoxin has translation MINQRGNAVWNGDIKGSGEISTQSGTVKAPYSVGARFEGQKGTNPEELIGAAHAGCYTMFLTGQLTKAGAQVKQIRTESKVTLDTSGEIPKVVKIVLTTEGEVEGITQEEFQKQAENAKEHCPISQLLSAVPEMELASATLK, from the coding sequence ATGATTAATCAGCGCGGAAATGCCGTTTGGAACGGCGACATCAAAGGCAGCGGCGAAATCTCGACCCAGAGCGGCACGGTAAAAGCCCCGTACTCCGTCGGAGCCCGGTTTGAAGGCCAGAAAGGCACTAACCCCGAGGAGCTGATTGGGGCGGCCCACGCCGGCTGCTACACCATGTTCCTGACCGGCCAGCTCACCAAGGCCGGGGCCCAGGTCAAGCAGATCCGGACCGAGTCGAAAGTCACGCTCGACACCTCGGGCGAAATACCCAAGGTGGTGAAAATCGTGCTGACGACCGAAGGCGAAGTGGAAGGCATTACGCAGGAGGAGTTCCAGAAGCAGGCCGAAAACGCCAAGGAGCACTGCCCCATTTCCCAGCTGCTGAGCGCCGTGCCCGAAATGGAGCTGGCCTCGGCCACGTTGAAGTAG
- a CDS encoding bifunctional metallophosphatase/5'-nucleotidase — translation MNRRDFLKHTSLGAASLGLMGLSLPAVGRDTKNARLTILHTNDMHSRIEPFPEGSAQWAGMGGMARRASLIEQIRKQEPNVLLLDSGDIWQGTPYFNFFNGELEYKLMSQMAYDAATLGNHDFDNGLEGLKKQLPNAGFPFLIANYDFSQTILAGQFKPYKVFEKAGMRIGVFGIGIEMQGLISDRNIGGTKYLDPVATSQTMVAQLRGAERCDMVICLSHLGYKYESAKIDDLKLAARVSGIDLILGGHTHTFLDKPDVIDGPNGHRTLVNQVGWSGINLGRIDYSFEHGAKRLAVASSAVVPVTTA, via the coding sequence ATGAATCGTCGCGATTTTCTTAAGCATACGTCGCTGGGGGCTGCCAGCCTGGGACTGATGGGGCTGAGTTTGCCCGCGGTAGGCCGCGATACCAAAAACGCGCGCCTCACCATTCTGCACACCAACGACATGCACTCGCGCATCGAGCCGTTTCCGGAGGGCAGCGCGCAGTGGGCCGGTATGGGCGGCATGGCCCGCCGCGCCAGCCTCATCGAGCAGATCCGCAAACAGGAGCCCAACGTGCTGCTGCTCGACTCGGGCGACATCTGGCAGGGCACGCCTTACTTCAACTTCTTCAACGGGGAGCTGGAGTATAAGCTGATGAGCCAGATGGCCTACGATGCCGCCACGCTGGGCAACCACGACTTCGACAACGGGCTGGAAGGCCTGAAAAAGCAGTTGCCCAACGCCGGCTTTCCCTTCCTGATTGCCAACTACGACTTCTCCCAGACCATTCTGGCGGGCCAGTTCAAGCCCTACAAGGTATTTGAGAAGGCCGGTATGCGCATTGGCGTATTCGGCATCGGCATCGAAATGCAGGGCCTGATTTCGGACCGCAACATTGGGGGCACCAAGTACCTCGACCCGGTGGCTACCTCGCAGACCATGGTGGCCCAGCTGCGCGGGGCCGAGCGGTGCGACATGGTTATCTGCCTTTCCCACCTGGGCTACAAGTACGAAAGCGCCAAAATCGACGACCTGAAGCTGGCCGCGCGGGTGTCGGGCATCGACCTGATTCTGGGCGGCCACACGCACACGTTCCTCGACAAGCCCGACGTCATCGACGGCCCCAACGGGCACCGCACCCTGGTCAACCAGGTGGGCTGGTCCGGCATCAACCTGGGCCGCATCGACTACTCCTTCGAGCATGGCGCCAAGCGGCTGGCGGTGGCCAGCTCGGCCGTGGTGCCTGTAACGACGGCGTGA
- a CDS encoding GH3 family domain-containing protein, with amino-acid sequence MGLKSALSRPLAAYIHHRYQQWQQDPVATQQRIFRQLLEKGRHTAFGRDHDVAAIRTPADLARQVPARDYEALAPYFERVKQGEADVLWPGRPEYLAKTSGTTSGAKYIPLTKDSLPNHINGARDALLHYVHATGNSRFLDGKLMFLSGSPELEKVGGIHTGRLSGIVNHHVPAYLRRNQLPSYRTNIIEDWETKLDHIVEETLPENMTLISGIPPWVQMYFDKLVQITGKPVKDIFPQFDLFVYGGVNFEPYRAKLFETIGRPIDSIELFPASEGFLAFQDQPGNPGLLLLLDAGIFYEFIPAEQFFEPNPPRLTIGEVELDRQYALVLNSNAGLWGYSLGDTVRFVSRNPYRVVVSGRIKHFLSAFGEHVIGEEVEQTLREAMSQFPEVEVVEFTVAPRVSSDPQEPSRHEWLIEFARPPHDAAAFAAALDAGLRRRNVYYDDLLSGSILAPLLLTPLPAGAFQRYMKSLGKLGGQNKVPRLSNDRKVAEGLMSSEQAR; translated from the coding sequence ATGGGTCTGAAATCTGCCCTGAGCCGTCCGCTGGCCGCCTACATTCACCACCGCTACCAGCAGTGGCAGCAAGACCCCGTGGCTACCCAGCAGCGTATTTTTCGGCAGCTGCTGGAAAAGGGCCGGCACACCGCCTTCGGGCGCGACCATGACGTTGCCGCCATCCGGACGCCCGCCGACCTGGCCCGGCAGGTACCCGCGCGCGACTACGAAGCCCTGGCCCCGTACTTCGAGCGGGTAAAGCAAGGCGAGGCCGACGTGCTCTGGCCCGGCCGGCCCGAATACCTGGCCAAAACCTCGGGCACCACGTCCGGCGCCAAGTACATTCCCCTGACCAAGGACAGCCTGCCCAACCACATCAACGGGGCCCGCGACGCGCTGTTGCACTACGTGCACGCCACCGGCAACAGCCGCTTCCTGGACGGCAAGCTGATGTTTTTGTCGGGCTCCCCGGAGCTGGAGAAAGTGGGCGGCATTCACACCGGGCGGCTGTCGGGCATCGTGAATCACCACGTGCCGGCGTATCTGCGCCGCAACCAGCTGCCCAGCTACCGCACCAACATCATCGAGGACTGGGAAACCAAGCTCGACCACATCGTGGAGGAAACCCTGCCCGAAAACATGACCCTGATTTCGGGCATTCCGCCCTGGGTACAGATGTATTTCGACAAGCTGGTGCAGATTACGGGCAAGCCGGTGAAGGACATTTTTCCGCAGTTCGACCTGTTCGTCTACGGCGGGGTCAACTTCGAGCCGTACCGGGCCAAGCTGTTCGAAACCATCGGCCGGCCCATCGACAGCATCGAGCTGTTTCCGGCTTCCGAGGGGTTTCTGGCGTTTCAGGATCAGCCCGGCAACCCCGGCCTGCTGCTGCTGCTCGACGCGGGTATTTTCTACGAGTTTATTCCCGCCGAGCAATTTTTCGAGCCCAACCCGCCCCGCCTGACCATCGGGGAAGTCGAGCTGGACCGGCAGTACGCGCTGGTGCTCAACTCCAACGCCGGCCTCTGGGGCTACAGCCTCGGCGACACGGTGCGCTTCGTGAGCCGGAATCCGTACCGCGTGGTGGTCAGTGGGCGCATCAAGCACTTCCTCTCGGCCTTCGGCGAGCATGTCATCGGGGAGGAAGTCGAGCAGACCCTGCGCGAAGCCATGAGCCAGTTTCCGGAGGTGGAAGTAGTGGAATTTACCGTGGCCCCGCGCGTGAGCAGCGACCCGCAGGAGCCGAGCCGGCACGAATGGCTCATCGAGTTTGCCCGCCCGCCCCACGATGCCGCCGCCTTTGCCGCCGCCCTGGATGCCGGCCTGCGCCGCCGCAACGTGTACTACGACGATTTACTTTCGGGCTCCATTCTGGCCCCGCTACTGCTCACGCCGCTGCCGGCCGGGGCGTTTCAGCGCTACATGAAAAGCCTGGGCAAGCTGGGCGGGCAGAACAAGGTGCCGCGGCTGAGCAATGACCGGAAGGTGGCCGAGGGGTTGATGAGCAGTGAACAGGCAAGATGA
- a CDS encoding outer membrane beta-barrel protein, which translates to MRSSLRLLALPLLAISSGALAQTNFRPGYVVQPAGDTLRGEVDNRGAQYNGTISRFRPDAAATVVEYQPQQLAGYGFVSGQHYQALTLPGQVPTKAFLEVLALGQLSLYHYTDAAGKEHYYTRKGTEPLLPLVQRDTTVTRVNAQTGLPVTTKERQYPLRAVLWSQMADCPTAQVAVKSLELKESQLLKAVTAYNACQGGAATYARPARTSKTRFTALVLANRGQMDIERVGKDKVQSGWSAGGGLGLDFAPAFFNPKLTLQLQLLYTQHSFTKEQAVSDAQLVTGTDGRINYSIVQNTIQIPVLLRYTYPKGPVRPYLQAGPLLSLFTKNSADAVLTYKTYAGVAKTENSSLEMRSYGIGGTIGVGVAIPTAVGDFTLEARNDVTDALVHDDGISGKSGVSVVAGFTFGK; encoded by the coding sequence ATGCGTTCTTCTTTACGCTTATTGGCGCTGCCCTTACTCGCTATTTCTTCCGGGGCGCTGGCCCAAACCAATTTCCGGCCCGGCTACGTGGTGCAGCCCGCCGGCGACACCCTGCGCGGCGAAGTCGACAACCGCGGGGCGCAGTACAACGGCACCATCAGCCGGTTCCGGCCCGACGCGGCCGCGACGGTCGTTGAGTATCAGCCCCAGCAGCTGGCGGGCTACGGCTTCGTCAGCGGGCAGCACTATCAGGCCCTGACGCTGCCGGGCCAAGTGCCCACCAAGGCGTTTCTGGAGGTATTGGCCCTGGGTCAGCTCTCCTTGTATCATTATACCGACGCGGCCGGCAAAGAGCATTACTATACCCGCAAGGGTACCGAACCCCTGCTGCCCCTGGTGCAGCGCGACACGACCGTGACCCGGGTAAATGCCCAAACCGGTCTGCCCGTAACCACCAAAGAGCGGCAGTACCCGCTGCGCGCCGTACTCTGGAGCCAGATGGCCGACTGCCCCACCGCGCAGGTGGCCGTGAAAAGTCTGGAGCTGAAAGAGTCGCAGCTGCTGAAAGCGGTAACGGCCTACAATGCCTGCCAGGGGGGCGCGGCCACCTATGCCCGGCCGGCCCGGACTTCCAAAACGCGCTTTACGGCCCTGGTGCTGGCCAACCGCGGGCAAATGGACATCGAGCGGGTGGGCAAAGACAAGGTGCAGTCGGGCTGGAGTGCCGGTGGCGGCCTGGGCCTGGATTTCGCCCCGGCCTTTTTCAACCCCAAGCTGACCCTGCAGCTGCAACTGCTCTACACCCAGCACTCCTTTACCAAGGAGCAGGCCGTTTCCGACGCCCAGCTGGTGACCGGCACCGACGGCCGCATTAACTACAGCATCGTGCAAAACACGATTCAGATTCCGGTGCTGCTGCGCTACACCTATCCCAAGGGCCCCGTGCGGCCGTATCTGCAGGCCGGGCCGCTGCTTTCGTTGTTTACGAAAAACTCGGCCGACGCCGTGCTGACCTACAAAACCTACGCCGGGGTAGCAAAAACCGAAAACTCCTCGCTCGAGATGCGCAGCTACGGCATCGGGGGCACCATTGGCGTGGGCGTGGCCATTCCTACCGCCGTGGGCGACTTCACCCTGGAAGCCCGCAACGACGTGACGGACGCCCTGGTGCACGACGACGGCATCTCCGGCAAGTCCGGCGTTTCGGTAGTGGCCGGCTTCACCTTCGGCAAGTAA
- a CDS encoding flavin monoamine oxidase family protein, with protein MNLDVAVIGGGVSGAYSAWRLQQENGGKARVALFEYSNRIGGRLYSVTIPGLPHVKAEVGGMRYIPESHVTVASLIDHLALPTENFPMGAPAPVGANCNLYYLRGKHLRLHELSDPAKVPYNLAWSERGLGPTNLQVQVMNSIYPGMSNLSLSELMQINAFGKPMWKYGFWNLMYRTLSSEGYQFMKDAGGYDANVANANAVTQLPATEYSDQTQFLTLRDGYDQLPITLVKQFNDTFDGAIPKGQRVHMNHRLAEIVIGTGEYPYTLHFEPTETDYKQCTVVQAAAERITVRAKKVILGLPRRSLELIKSSFFDDAELKKNMGSVLIQSAFKLFLAYERPWWRALGLVSGRSVTDLPVRQVFYFGTEAEQPQGLPYMNSLLMASYNDISTVPFWKGLEKGKEYPGYMPACIEPGVTDVIPDMEFRATDEMVQAANRQVAEVHALPEIPMPYSAVYHSWNEDPYGGGWHEWKANYRLDQIMHQMLKPVADQDIHIVGEAYSYDQGWVEGSLDTAEAMLQKYFQLDPPSWLPEAAYPLLPEPNSTPSGGDTQACIPYSKATADKLKKSIPNCLTPIQPS; from the coding sequence ATGAATCTTGACGTTGCCGTTATCGGCGGAGGAGTTTCGGGGGCCTACAGCGCCTGGCGTTTGCAACAGGAAAACGGGGGCAAAGCCCGCGTGGCCTTGTTTGAGTACAGTAACCGCATCGGGGGCCGCCTGTATTCGGTCACGATTCCGGGCCTGCCCCACGTAAAGGCCGAAGTGGGTGGCATGCGCTACATCCCGGAGTCGCACGTGACGGTGGCCAGCCTGATTGACCACCTGGCCCTGCCCACCGAAAACTTCCCGATGGGGGCCCCTGCCCCGGTCGGCGCCAACTGCAACCTCTACTACCTGCGCGGCAAGCACCTGCGCCTGCACGAGCTCAGCGACCCGGCCAAAGTGCCCTACAACCTGGCCTGGTCGGAGCGCGGCCTGGGGCCGACCAACCTGCAGGTGCAGGTCATGAACAGCATCTATCCGGGCATGAGCAATCTGAGTTTGAGCGAGCTGATGCAAATCAACGCCTTTGGCAAGCCCATGTGGAAGTACGGGTTCTGGAACCTGATGTACCGCACGCTCAGCAGTGAAGGCTACCAGTTTATGAAGGACGCCGGCGGCTACGACGCCAACGTGGCCAACGCCAACGCCGTGACTCAGCTGCCCGCCACCGAGTACAGCGACCAAACCCAGTTCCTGACCCTGCGCGACGGCTACGATCAGCTCCCGATTACCCTGGTCAAGCAGTTCAACGACACCTTCGACGGCGCTATTCCCAAGGGCCAGCGGGTACACATGAATCACCGGCTGGCGGAAATCGTCATCGGCACGGGTGAGTACCCCTACACCCTGCACTTCGAGCCCACCGAAACCGACTACAAGCAGTGCACGGTGGTGCAAGCCGCGGCCGAGCGCATCACGGTGCGGGCCAAAAAGGTGATTCTGGGCTTGCCCCGTCGCTCGCTGGAACTCATCAAGAGCAGCTTCTTTGACGATGCCGAGCTGAAGAAAAACATGGGCTCGGTGCTGATTCAGAGCGCCTTCAAGCTGTTTCTGGCCTACGAGCGGCCCTGGTGGCGCGCCCTGGGCCTGGTATCAGGCCGCTCCGTAACGGACCTGCCCGTGCGCCAGGTGTTTTACTTCGGCACCGAGGCCGAGCAGCCCCAGGGCCTGCCCTACATGAACTCGCTGCTGATGGCCAGCTACAACGACATCAGCACCGTGCCGTTCTGGAAAGGCCTGGAAAAAGGCAAGGAATACCCGGGCTACATGCCCGCCTGCATCGAGCCCGGCGTGACGGACGTGATTCCCGACATGGAGTTCCGGGCCACCGACGAGATGGTGCAGGCCGCCAACCGGCAGGTAGCCGAAGTGCACGCCCTGCCCGAAATTCCGATGCCCTACTCGGCCGTGTACCACAGCTGGAATGAGGACCCCTACGGCGGCGGCTGGCACGAGTGGAAAGCCAACTACCGCCTCGACCAGATCATGCACCAGATGCTCAAGCCCGTGGCCGACCAGGACATTCACATCGTGGGCGAGGCCTATTCCTACGACCAGGGCTGGGTGGAAGGCTCCCTCGACACGGCCGAGGCCATGCTGCAGAAGTATTTCCAGCTGGATCCGCCCTCCTGGCTGCCCGAGGCGGCCTATCCGCTGCTGCCCGAGCCCAATTCTACGCCCAGCGGCGGGGATACCCAGGCCTGCATCCCGTACTCGAAGGCCACGGCCGACAAGCTGAAAAAGAGCATTCCCAACTGCCTCACGCCCATTCAGCCCAGCTAA